A stretch of the Arachis stenosperma cultivar V10309 chromosome 6, arast.V10309.gnm1.PFL2, whole genome shotgun sequence genome encodes the following:
- the LOC130935882 gene encoding uncharacterized protein LOC130935882, with protein MVRGGKISGKSSFRNRARSKEGGSDDSDEDYVVSDEDEEVSDCPDEYSSSLDGCATEESYDAFIDEEEEDDGIQQVKKFNRSEARNGVCGRQKNASKSRRKRGRIAYAKHEDQEAQEEQEQEQVKVEDGDGDGDGDGDGDGCGGGSREKEGEDDEDEDEDFKYDDYEEDNGDDDDDEDFDFEDDDEEFSLEEGDYLVEEEESRGRKKKNNNMKVRKKILKRKVSVTSTKHRKRKKSRASNKPLKKKRRNRGLKRKVRCDDVDDFIDNGPASRTKRRKELGRPRRMLLPEDSNSDAYGASSGSSDFEFTISEEEREQVREAQELCQSSRRNLRSSSHLTKNEEIELHEDRHQLRKPHGRKGKEKIDESQGRKGKEKVEDLKNELGKQVCGICLSEENKRKIRGILNCCTHYFCFTCIVEWAKVETRCPLCKQRFRTITKPARSTAGVDFREVVVEVPERDQVYQPTEEELRSYIDPYEDVICSECHQGGDDALMLLCDICDSPAHTYCVGLGREVPEGNWYCDGCRPDALASSSSQVQERLIDPNVPTQNLPVRPSIVLNERESIDLNMISSPRASFSQGFGHISSARVSGRSVELASPGPGGGAPTLSERRWILRQIHQLRSVSGRTNGTSATNSTSNLYNSQTDQGRETNATQHTRAQDAGTSYLPFLDERLCNNMSPSMQNADPSSTRIGNARRPVVQDSAMLANRSMHGVLLPVLVATTPSVSRYEQVYPFNNSIDVVTDNSLPVAIKEESNFETIKQQLKSMVKRHLWSLSRDVDLGHNTLKDVARSSKHTVLAACGLEHKKSEVRSVPAPDVCPHIELMAGGQTSLIRGCCSTCFDSFVKNVVKNILDRRMSSQWLRLGL; from the exons ATGGTAAGGGGAGGAAAAATTAGTGGCAAAAGCAGCTTTAGGAATAGGGCTCGGTCAAAGGAAGGTGGTTCCGATGATTCCGATGAAGATTATGTGGTTTCAGACGAAGATGAAGAAGTGTCCGATTGTCCGGACGAATATAGCTCCTCTCTAGATGGATGTGCAACAGAGGAGAGTTATGATGCTTTTATAGACgaggaggaagaagatgatggaaTTCAACAAGTGAAGAAATTCAATAGATCAGAGGCCAGGAATGGTGTTTGTGGCCGACAGAAAAATGCAAGTAAAAGCAGACGAAAGAGGGGAAGGATTGCATATGCAAAACATGAAGATCAAGAAGCAcaagaagaacaagaacaagaacaagtaAAAGTAGAAGATGGGGATGGGGATGGGGATGGGGATGGGGATGGAGATGGATGTGGAGGTGGAAGTAGGGAGAAGGAGGGTGaggatgatgaggatgaagatgagGATTTCAAATATGATGATTATGAGGAGGACAATGGCGATGACGACGACGATGAGGACTTTGAttttgaagatgatgatgaggaatttTCACTAGAGGAAGGAGATTACTTAGTAGAGGAAGAAGAATCAAggggaagaaagaagaaaaataacaacatgAAAGTGCGCAAGAAGATTTTGAAGAGAAAGGTTTCCGTGACTTCTACCAAACATCGAAAGAGGAAGAAATCTAGAGCTTCAAATAAAcccttgaaaaagaaaagaaggaataGAGGGTTAAAGAGGAAAGTAAGATGTGATGATGTGGATGATTTTATTGATAATGGCCCAGCCAGCAGGACAAAAAGGAGGAAAGAATTGGGTAGGCCAAGGAGAATGCTTTTACCCGAGGATTCCAATTCCGATGCATATGGTGCCTCTTCTGGTTCATCTGATTTCGAGTTTACTATCTCCGAAGAAGAAAGAGAACAGGTCCGAGAAGCCCAAGAATTGTGTCAAAGCTCTAGAAGGAATTTGAGGAGTTCTTCCCATTTAACCAAAAATGAAGAGATTGAGTTACATGAAGATCGACACCAACTAAGGAAGCCTCATGGTCGAAAGGGTAAGGAAAAGATAGATGAATCTCAAGGAAGAAAGGGTAAGGAAAAGGTAGAGGATTTAAAAAATGAGTTGGGAAAGCAGGTGTGCGGAATTTGTTTGTCTgaggaaaataaaagaaaaataagaggAATTCTAAATTGTTGTACTCACTACTTTTGCTTTACCTGCATTGTGGAGTGGGCAAAAGTGGAAACTCGGTGTCCTTTGTgtaagcagagattcagaacaATTACTAAGCCTGCCAGATCAACTGCAGGAGTTGATTTTAGAGAAGTGGTAGTAGAAGTGCCTGAACGCGACCAG GTTTACCAGCCCACCGAAGAAGAACTCAGGAGCTATATTGATCCATATGAGGATGTTATTTGTTCAGAGTGCCATCAAGGTGGAGATGATGCCCTCATGTTACTATGTGATATCTGTGATTCCCCTGCACACACATATTGTGTTGGTTTGGGTCGGGAAGTACCTGAAGGTAATTGGTATTGTGATGGTTGCAGACCGGATGCTTTGGCATCTTCAAGCTCTCAAGTTCAAGAACGTCTGATTGATCCAAATGTCCCAACTCAAAACTTGCCTGTTAGACCATCAATTGTTCTTAATGAACGAGAAAGTATAGACCTCAACATGATATCTTCACCCCGGGCATCTTTTAGTCAAGGATTTGGGCATATTTCATCTGCTAGAGTTTCTGGTAGAAGTGTTGAACTAGCTTCTCCAGGACCTGGAGGAGGGGCACCGACTTTATCAGAAAGGCGCTGGATACTCCGACAGATTCACCAGCTACGTTCGGTATCTGGCAGAACCAATGGTACTTCAGCTACcaattcaacaagtaacttgtATAACTCTCAAACCGATCAAGGCAGGGAAACAAATGCAACACAGCATACAAGGGCACAGGATGCGGGAACATCGTACCTCCCATTCTTAGACGAGAGATTATGCAACAATATGTCTCCATCAATGCAGAATGCAGACCCCTCCTCAACGAGAATTGGCAATGCTAGAAGACCAGTGGTTCAGGATTCAGCTATGCTTGCCAACAGATCTATGCACGGTGTGCTATTGCCCGTACTTGTGGCAACAACACCTTCCGTATCTCGTTATGAACAAGTTTATCCGTTCAACAACAGCATAGACGTGGTCACTGACAATAGCTTACCCGTTGCTATCAAAGAAGAGAGTAACTTCGAAACAATAAAGCAGCAGTTGAAGTCTATGGTTAAAAGACACCTGTGGAGCTTATCTCGAGATGTTGATTTAG GGCATAATACTCTCAAGGACGTTGCAAGGAGTTCTAAACACACCGTACTAGCTGCATGTGGTCTTGAGCACAAGAAGAGTGAGGTTCGGTCTGTGCCCGCACCAGATGTCTGCCCCCACATTGAACTAATGGCAGGTGGACAAACTAGTTTGATAAGAGGTTGCTGCTCAACTTGCTTTGATTCTTTTGTAAAAAATGtggtaaaaaatattttggacaGAAGAATGTCCTCACAGTGGTTACGATTAGGTCTCTAG
- the LOC130935883 gene encoding protein DEHYDRATION-INDUCED 19 homolog 3-like, which produces MDAESSWSARLSSASKRYHAALHSRSDMFLGFDENDGDDDVREEFLCPFCSEYFDIVGLCCHIDEEHPVEAKNGVCPVCTLRVGVDMVAHITLQHGNILKMQRKRKSRKGGSYSTLSLLRKELREGNLQTLFGGSSCIVSSSNAAPDPLLSSFILPVAEDLSSSQPHLSTDTRPSKKSSDDEKQYVKPSTLSDKDKEEKAKRCTFVQGLLLSTILDDKL; this is translated from the exons ATGGACGCAGAATCGTCATGGAGCGCACGTCTCTCCTCTGCCTCAAAACGCTATCACGCCGCTCTTCATTCCCGATCAG ATATGTTCTTGGGTTTTGACGAGAATGATGGGGATGATGATGTAAGGGAGGAGTTTCTATGCCCATTCTGTTCTGAGTATTTTGATATTGTTGGATTATGCTGCCACATTGATGAAGAGCATCCCGTTGAAGCCAAAAATGGG GTTTGTCCAGTTTGCACATTGAGGGTGGGGGTGGACATGGTTGCACACATAACCCTACAACATGGAAACATACTTAAGAT GCAGCGCAAGAGGAAATCACGCAAAGGTGGATCCTATTCGACACTCTCTTTATTGAGGAAAGAGCTACGAGAAGGAAATTTACAAACCCTTTTTGGTGGATCCTCATGTATAGTTTCCTCATCCAATGCCGCACCAGATCCATTGTTGTCATCATTTATATTGCCTGTAGCCGAAGACCTTTCCAGTTCACAACCTCACTTATCTACTGACACAAGGCCATCCAAGAAAAGTTCAGATGACGAAAAACA ATATGTGAAGCCAAGTACCTTATCAGACAAGGATAAGGAAGAGAAAGCGAAACGGTGCACCTTTGTTCAAGGGTTGTTGCTTTCAACCATTCTTGATGACAAGTTATGA
- the LOC130933240 gene encoding exonuclease DPD1, chloroplastic/mitochondrial: MRAGSMIFSLVQVPRCRIHRLANYWGETFHSLSKTCGNNSSVRLLSSRIYGLQGGQKRKWTRRPITTNTEGTGSTKSRSTKHEILSEPILKTFTENVNKEQVVEFDNVQYCNLQQEIAQNKDLSSLVTVITFDIETTGFSRENDRIIEIALRDLQGGENSTFQTLVNPERCVPNSHIHHITTHMVNRPEVPRMEELIPILLQFVRSRQKPRGYVLWVAHNGRAFDFPFIMNEFRRHSTEIPPNWLFVDTLLLARELMKARGTKSTSISLGTLCEHYRINVDGQAHRAMVDANTLALVLRRLTGDLKLTLSDLVKRSFTAFDIINSKKKKNSD; this comes from the exons ATGAGGGCAGGATCCATGATTTTTTCGTTAGTGCAAGTACCTAGGTGTAGAATACATCGCTTAGCAAATTATTGGGGTGAAACCTTTCATAGTTTGAGTAAGACTTGTGGAAACAATTCTAGTGTTAGGCTGCTTAGTTCTAGAATTTATGGGCTTCAAGGAGGGCAGAAAAGGAAGTGGACTCGAAGACCTATAACCACAAATACAGAAGGCACTGGGAGCACCAAATCAAGAAGTACCAAGCATGAAATTTTGAGTGAACctattttaaaaacttttacagaaaatgtaaataaaGAACAGGTAGTTGAATTCGACAATGTTCAATACTGTAACTTACAACAAGAGATTGCCCAGAATAAAGACTTGTCTAGCTTAGTCACAGTCATTACTTTTGATATTGAAACCACTGGATTCAGCAGAGAAAATGACCGGATCATTGAGATTGCACTTCGAGACCTTCAGGGTGGTGAGAACAGCACATTCCAAACTCTTGTAAATCCTGAACGCTGTGTTCCTAATTCACACATTCATCACATTACTACTCATATGGTGAACAGACCTGAGGTTCCAAG GATGGAAGAACTGATTCCCATCTTATTGCAATTTGTTCGAAGCCGTCAGAAACCTAGGGGATATGTGTTATGGGTTGCTCATAATGGTCGCGCTTTCGACTTTCCTTTCATCATGAACGAATTTAGGCGACATTCTACAGAGATTCCTCCTAATTGGCTGTTTGTAGACACCCTTCTTTTAGCACGAGAACTCATGAAGGCCAGAG GAACAAAATCAACCTCAATATCCCTTGGTACATTGTGTGAGCACTACAGAATCAATGTTGATGGCCAAGCTCATAGGGCTATGGTAGATGCTAACACATTGGCTCTGGTACTTCGTAGGTTAACCGGTGATCTGAAGTTGACCCTCTCTGACCTTGTTAAAAGATCATTCACAGCATTCGATATTATCAACtccaagaagaaaaagaattcagATTAG
- the LOC130936406 gene encoding GATA transcription factor 16, with protein MVMMDLNKEWVCEELSESKKCCSDCKTTKTPLWRGGPAGPKSLCNACGIRYRKRRASAVGMRKGQERKRERSQNGGSSSSSDNELKESLKVNLMALGEEFWLLKKKQRSMCLLGEEEQAAVCLMALSCGYVFA; from the exons ATGGTAATGATGGATCTCAACAAG GAATGGGTGTGTGAGGAATTGAGTGAGAGCAAGAAGTGTTGTAGTGATTGCAAGACCACCAAGACTCCGCTGTGGAGAGGAGGACCTGCTGGTCCCAAG AGTCTTTGCAACGCGTGCGGAATAAGGTACCGGAAGAGAAGGGCTTCAGCGGTGGGAATGCGAAAAGGAcaagagaggaagagagagagatcACAAAATGGCGGTAGCAGCAGCTCCTCTGATAACGAGTTGAAGGAGTCGTTGAAAGTAAATTTGATGGCGTTGGGTGAGGAGTTTTGGTTGCTAAAGAAGAAACAGAGGAGTATGTGTTTGTTGGGAGAAGAGGAACAAGCCGCTGTGTGTTTAATGGCACTCTCTTGTGGCTATGTTTTTGCTTAA